From a region of the Calonectris borealis chromosome 2, bCalBor7.hap1.2, whole genome shotgun sequence genome:
- the CDCA7L gene encoding cell division cycle-associated 7-like protein has protein sequence MVRRGRRRRRRRGAAAAAAGPAAASRGKKQIPKEVADIFNAPSDNEDFLGFQDDASKQRLLSEDSYASFNSLDSGKKGVRFQSRYLTEELRRIFTEDTDSETETFEGFPSSEVDVNKKGVLAMESDLSDEERDNLLGSEEEEAKKRSSPKRRSFGLRVALQFPTRKSSEKKVPEQASSNLPLKDSEPLTPLSKEISCKRWDKLEGSASESEEDIKETQEESSSALLKRAMNIKENKAMLAQLLAELNSIPDLFPVKTKTPTSTPSKQKKIPRRTFSEGQIARRMNPTRNARPPEKFALEKFTVSAVRFAEHFRSYRQQNLLKKRLSVQGDCGVRKRRRSSKYSSHRPVEDITEEDLDNIAITVKDKIYDKVLGSTCHQCRQKTIDTKTICRNQGCGGVRGQFCGPCLRNRYGEDVKSALLDPAWICPPCRGVCNCSYCRRRDGRCATGMLIHLAKFYGYDNVKEYLESLQKQLADDN, from the exons ATGgtgcggcgcgggcggcggcggcgacggcggcggggggcggcggcggcagcagcaggccCGGCGGCGGCGAGCCGCGGCAAG AAACAGATACCCAAGGAAGTGGCTGACATCTTTAATGCCCCCAGTGACAATGAAGATTTTCTGGGGTTCCAAGATGATGCTTCCAAACAGAGGTTGTTGTCAGAGGACAGCTATGCTAGTTTTAATTCCCTGGATTCAGGAAAAAAG GGGGTTCGATTTCAGTCCAGATACCTCACTGAAGAACTGCGGAGGATTTTCACTGAAGACACCGACTCTGAAACGGAAACGTTTGAAGGCTTCCCTTCAAGCGAGGTGGATGTGAACAAGAAAGGAGTTCTG GCGATGGAGTCGGACTTGAGTGATGAAGAACGCGATAATTTATTGGGTAGTGAGGAGGAAGAGGCGAAGAAGAGAAGTTCCCCCAAGAGAAGAAGCTTTGGCCTTCGTGTTGCCTTGCAGTTTCCCACCAGAAAGTCATCTGAGAAAAAAGTGCCTGAACAGGCTTCTTCTAACTTACCTCTAAAGGACAGTGAACCTCTCACAcctctttcaaaagaaataagCTGCAAGCGGTGGGACAAACTAGAGGGCTCTGCTTCAGAGTCTGAAGAAGACATTAAAGAAACACAGGAGGAAAGTTCCAGTGCTCTGCTTAAGAGAGCcatgaatattaaagaaaataaagccatG CTcgcccagctgctggcagaacTGAATTCCATACCCGACCTGTTCCCAGTGAAAACGAAAACGCCCACCTCGACTCCTTCG aaacaaaagaaaatcccaagGAGGACATTTTCTGAAGGCCAGATAGCACGTCGCATGAACCCAACCAGAAATGCTCGTCCACCAGAGAAATTTGCCTTGGAAAAATTTACTGTGTCAGCTGTTAGATTTGCAGAACACTTCCGTAGCTATAGACAACAAAACCTCTTGAAGAAGAGACTCAGTGTG CAGGGGGATTGTGGAGTGCGCAAAAGAAGGAGATCATCAAAATACTCATCTCACCGTCCAGTAGAAGATATTACTGAGGAGGACTTGGACAACATTGCAATCACTGTTAAAGACAAAATCTATGACAAAGTTCTA GGTAGTACTTGCCACCAGTGTCGACAAAAGACAATTGACACAAAGACAATCTGTCGCAACCAGGGCTGTGGAGGAGTAAGGGGGCAGTTTTGTGGACCCTGTCTTCGAAATCGATACGGGGAAGATGTGAAATCAGCACTGCTTGATCCA GCCTGGATCTGTCCTCCTTGTCGCGGGGTGTGCAACTGCAGCTACTGCCGCCGGCGGGACGGGCGCTGTGCCACGGGCATGCTCATCCACCTGGCCAAGTTCTACGGCTATGACAACGTCAAGGAGTACCTGGAAAG TTTACAAAAACAGCTGGCGGATGACAATTGA